The window GCGTACGGGAGGTTGTCGGCCAGGCCCTGCGCGATCTGCCGGCGTTCGGACTGGGTGAGCCTGCCTCCCGACATAGCGATTCTCCTCGTGGTCATTCGCGGTGGTTCCCGACGTCCCGACTGTAGTGTCCATCTTCTGCTCATCGCAACGCTCCAACAGTCCGTCGTTGCGTTATCCCGACAGCCATCGCAACAATATACCTACTCCTAGCTGCATATATACGCCTCATCGCCACAGATATATGTTGCCTGGACTTGGAAAGCTACGTAGCGTTTCTGGTGTCAGGAAAGAACGCGAACAGCACGATGCGACCAGGAGAAACCGATGCGGAAAAACAGCATTTCCCCGACCGATTCGACATGGACCGGCATGGTGGCGGTCGATGACACGGCCCTGGCCGTCACCGACACCGGCGGCGCCGGCATCACGGTGCTCTATGTCAACGGCCACGTCGCCACCCAGAAATACTGGCGGCGGGTCATCACCGAACTCGGTCCGGAGTTCCGGCACATCACCTACGACATGCGGGCCCGCGGCAAATCGCAGACCTCGGCGGACTATTCGTTCGAGACCAACGTCGCCGATGTCGACGCCGTGCTCGCGGCCCGAGATGTGCAGCGGGCGTTGGTGATCGGCTGGTCCTACGGCGCGTTCGTCGCGGCACACTGGGCCAGCCGCAACCCCGATCGGACCGTGGGCGCCGTCCTGGTCGAGGGCGCCCAACCGCACGACTGGATCGACGAGGTCGATATCGAGGGCATGCGGAAACTGTGGCGGCGGCTGGGCTGGTTGATGCCGCTGATGCGCACGGTGGGCCTGGGCGCGCGGATGACTGCTGAACAGATGGCCGACAGCAACATCGAGGCCGGCGAGATCGCTCGCGAGCGTGTGCTGGGTCCGGTGATGGACAACATCACGGTCCCGACCCGATATGTGAACGCCTCGGGGTCCTCGCTCGGCAGCAAAGGTGATGAGCAGGAACGCATCCGCGCCAGCCTGCACAAAGTGGTCGAGCGAAACCCGAACATCGAAATCCACGCGAAAGTCCCCAGCAACCACGGCAACATCCTGCGCAAGGACTTCCCCACCATCGCCGAAGCAGTCCGCACGGTTGCCAAGGCCGACCGCAGGCAGCAACCCTGAAGACAAGGTGGTCGAACGGCCCGGCAGACAACGCGAATAGCCGGCCGGGCCGTTGCCTTCAGGAATCCCCGCTTGTTCTCATAGCTGGTGGTGCGGACTGTGATTCTCCGGACTGGACAAGCAAAACCGGCAGCGGTCATGGAAGATTCGTCAAGCTTTCTGTAACTGGCAAGGCCGCTATCGCGTTTGCAGCGTTGAGTCTGGCGGGCGGGTCGGTGATCGGTGCTGGTTCGGCCAATGCCGACGATCCGGCAGGTGACCTCGGACTGTTCGGCGCGATCGCCTTCAGCGAGCAAGAATGGTCCTACGGCACGAGTGTCGATGCGGTCAGTGTCGAAGCGGCGATCGACGAGGCACTCGACAACTGCGGGTGGGATGGTGCCTCCGACTGCACCAGGTCCTGACCGTTCGACCGCCCTCTTCGCCGCCCACGCCAGTCTGGGCCGCTACTACCCGCCCGCGCTGCTGGCCAACGTCGGTTCCGCGGACCGTTCGGGGACAGGTATCAGCGAAGTGGTCTGTACTACCAACGCCTGACCTCGAACAGTCGAGGCGCCAGGCGCGGGCGATGTTCCGCATCGATTACTGCTGGTGGACGGTGCAATACTCACGCATGCGGACTCGACACTTGATGATGGTGGGTGTATTGGCTGTCTCCACATTCAATTCCGCGTGCGGTGCAACCGCGAGCCAGGAGGAATGCACGGAGCCACCCACCGTTGAGGTGGTCCGCAACGCAACCGGCGGAACCACCGATCCGGTCATGATCGGCGCTCACCATACGTGCGACGGCGTAATCGCCGAGGGCCTGCGCCTGGCTCCACGCTACTGGCCACCGAACAGCCCACCACTTCGTGGTGATGGACCGCTCGAGGTAACCGTGTCTCCGGCCGTGGACCGTTTGGACGGCGGGTACTTCGCCAAATCCGGACCCAGCACTGGTGACCAGGCGGCTGCGCACATTGAGGCGCTCGGCGACGGGCGTTTCAGTGTCGAAGCACCCGCGACCCCGGGCTGCTGGCTTTTACGCATGGACGTAGGTGTCGGCTGGGCGGTGCTGGTCGCAGTCGGCGACTTCGAGGCGCCATGCCCGCCGCCGGACGTCGACTTCGCGTAAGCGGTTCAGTGCCGCCAGACGATTGGCCGGCGATCTTTCGGTGTGCCGCAGGACCGCTAGAACCGCCCGCTCAACGGTGAGGACAACGGCCCCACGCTCCTCCGGCCGCCGGTCTAGTGTCAGTTGACCGCGTCCGAGACAAAGAACAGCTTCCGCGCTGGTGGGGCTTTGCCTTCACGCACAGCACTGGTAGACGCTCGAAGTGATCGCGTACGGTTCGCCCGGCGCCGACGGTGTGGTCGTGGGCTGCGTGAACACATCCGGCGGGCACGGCACCTGGTCGCAGGAATCCAATACTTCCGGATGCTCGAACAACCATGTCAATCCCCATAACAGGGCCGCCAGCAACAGCACCGACGTGAACACAATCTTGAACCACACCCATTCATGGTAGAGGACAAGCCCCGCCGATCGGCGGGTGCTATTCCTTTCCGCACCGGTCATACGGTTCGCAAGCGAGCTGATCGGACGGCACCTTTCATCTACACAGAAGCCAAGGGCCGCAACAACATACAACTACGCCCCGCACCGCGCACGGCAAGACCATACCTGCGATCTGCCCACCTTCCTGCCGCATAGATCGAGCGAGCCATCGTCGACCACCACATACCCCGCAACCGCCCATCACGTTCCTGGCTGACGGTTCCACGCCCCGCTCGACGAGATCCAGCCGTGAGGAACAAACGAGCCTGCGAGAGACGCATCGCAGCCCGACGCCTCGGGCGACGCGGTTGCTGCGATTCGCTCGGGGCACAGCCAGAGAAACGAGAAAGGCGGCTCACCAATAGCGGGAGGCTGCTCGAGTTGGCAGTGAACAGGCGCA of the Nocardia sp. XZ_19_385 genome contains:
- a CDS encoding alpha/beta fold hydrolase, with the protein product MRKNSISPTDSTWTGMVAVDDTALAVTDTGGAGITVLYVNGHVATQKYWRRVITELGPEFRHITYDMRARGKSQTSADYSFETNVADVDAVLAARDVQRALVIGWSYGAFVAAHWASRNPDRTVGAVLVEGAQPHDWIDEVDIEGMRKLWRRLGWLMPLMRTVGLGARMTAEQMADSNIEAGEIARERVLGPVMDNITVPTRYVNASGSSLGSKGDEQERIRASLHKVVERNPNIEIHAKVPSNHGNILRKDFPTIAEAVRTVAKADRRQQP
- a CDS encoding DUF4189 domain-containing protein yields the protein MSLAGGSVIGAGSANADDPAGDLGLFGAIAFSEQEWSYGTSVDAVSVEAAIDEALDNCGWDGASDCTRS